A single genomic interval of Oscillospiraceae bacterium harbors:
- the rpsG gene encoding 30S ribosomal protein S7, which translates to MPRRGFVPRRDVLPDPLYNSKLVTKLINGIMLDGKKGVAQKVVYGAFDIIKTKTGKEPLEVFTQALENIMPTLEVKARRVGGATYQVPLEVRPERRQTLGLRWLVAYARNRGEKTMRERLAGELMDAANNLGNAVKKREDTHKMADANKAFAHYRW; encoded by the coding sequence GTGCCCAGAAGAGGATTCGTACCCAGGCGGGACGTCCTGCCCGATCCGCTGTACAACTCCAAGCTCGTCACCAAACTGATCAATGGCATCATGCTGGACGGGAAGAAGGGCGTGGCCCAAAAGGTCGTGTACGGCGCGTTTGACATCATCAAAACCAAGACCGGCAAGGAACCGCTCGAAGTCTTTACCCAGGCGTTGGAAAACATCATGCCGACGCTGGAAGTCAAGGCCCGCCGCGTGGGCGGCGCCACCTATCAGGTGCCGCTGGAGGTCCGGCCCGAGCGCCGTCAGACCTTGGGGCTGCGCTGGCTTGTGGCCTACGCCCGCAACCGCGGGGAGAAGACCATGCGGGAGCGTCTGGCGGGTGAACTCATGGACGCCGCCAACAACCTCGGAAACGCCGTCAAAAAGCGTGAGGACACGCACAAGATGGCCGACGCAAACAAGGCGTTTGCCCACTATCGCTGGTGA
- the fusA gene encoding elongation factor G → MPRQVPLERTRNIGIMAHIDAGKTTTTERILFYTGRNYKLGEVHEGTATMDWMEQEQERGITITSAATTCLWKDHRINIIDTPGHVDFTVEVERSLRVLDGAVCVFCAKGGVEPQSETVWRQADRYGVPRLAYINKMDIMGADFHRTVEMMRDRLKCNAIPIQLPIGAEAEFKGLIDLISMRAYIAYDELGKDIREEEIPPALQAEAETHRLKMIEEVAGFDDGLMECYLEGDEIALEEIQTVIRRAVLDAKMVPVLCGTAYRNKGVQNLLDAIVAYLPSPLDVPPVTGVQPDTDETESREASDEAPFSALAFKIMTDPFVGKLCFFRVYSGTVTSGSTIINSTKGTRERFGRILLMHANHREDVEQIYAGDIAAAVGLKNTTTGDTLCDDKHRVVLESMEFPEPVIRVAIEPRTKAGQEKMGIALMKLAEEDPTFKTYTDEETGQTIIAGMGELHLEIIVDRLLREFKVEANVGKPQVAYKETIRGSADVDHKYARQSGGRGQYGHVKIKVEPNESGKGYEFVNKIIGGTIPKEYIPAVDAGVQGAMQSGVLAGYPVVDVKVTLYDGSYHEVDSSELAFKIAASMAFKEACRKAGPVLLEPIMKVVVTVAEEYMGDVIGDLNGRRAQIQGMEARIGAQQIEAFVPLSEMFGYATDLRSRTQGRGVYAMEPSHYVELPKNIQEKLMESQRRG, encoded by the coding sequence ATGCCACGCCAGGTACCGCTAGAACGCACACGAAACATCGGCATCATGGCCCATATCGACGCGGGGAAGACAACCACCACGGAGAGAATTCTGTTCTATACGGGCCGCAATTACAAACTTGGCGAGGTCCATGAGGGCACCGCCACCATGGACTGGATGGAACAGGAGCAGGAACGCGGCATCACGATCACTTCGGCGGCCACGACCTGCTTGTGGAAAGATCATCGGATCAACATCATCGACACCCCCGGCCATGTGGACTTCACCGTCGAGGTGGAGCGCAGCCTTCGTGTTCTCGACGGTGCCGTGTGTGTGTTTTGTGCAAAGGGCGGCGTGGAGCCGCAGTCCGAGACCGTATGGCGGCAAGCCGACCGCTACGGGGTTCCGCGTCTCGCATACATCAACAAGATGGACATCATGGGCGCCGATTTCCACCGTACGGTCGAGATGATGCGTGACCGCCTCAAATGCAACGCCATCCCCATCCAGCTCCCGATCGGCGCCGAGGCCGAATTTAAGGGCCTCATCGATCTCATCTCCATGCGGGCGTACATCGCCTACGACGAACTGGGCAAGGACATCCGTGAGGAGGAGATCCCACCGGCGCTTCAGGCGGAGGCGGAGACGCACCGCCTGAAGATGATAGAGGAAGTCGCGGGCTTTGACGACGGCCTCATGGAGTGCTATCTTGAGGGCGATGAGATTGCGCTTGAGGAGATCCAAACAGTGATCCGCCGGGCGGTGCTCGACGCCAAGATGGTGCCGGTGCTCTGCGGCACCGCTTACCGCAACAAGGGCGTGCAGAACCTGCTCGACGCCATCGTGGCCTATCTGCCGTCCCCTCTCGACGTCCCCCCCGTGACCGGGGTTCAGCCGGATACCGACGAGACGGAGAGCCGCGAGGCCTCCGACGAGGCGCCGTTTTCGGCGCTGGCCTTTAAGATCATGACGGATCCCTTTGTGGGGAAACTCTGCTTCTTCCGCGTGTATTCTGGCACGGTTACGTCCGGGTCCACGATCATCAATTCCACCAAGGGCACGAGAGAGCGATTCGGGCGTATCCTGCTGATGCACGCGAATCATCGGGAGGACGTGGAACAGATCTACGCCGGCGACATTGCGGCGGCGGTGGGTCTCAAAAATACGACGACCGGCGACACGCTGTGCGACGACAAGCATCGCGTCGTGCTGGAGTCGATGGAATTTCCCGAGCCGGTCATCCGGGTGGCCATCGAACCGCGCACGAAGGCCGGTCAGGAGAAAATGGGCATCGCGCTGATGAAGCTGGCCGAAGAGGACCCCACGTTTAAGACCTATACCGACGAGGAGACCGGTCAGACGATCATCGCCGGTATGGGCGAACTCCACCTCGAAATCATCGTCGACCGCCTGTTGCGGGAGTTTAAAGTGGAGGCCAATGTGGGTAAGCCCCAGGTGGCTTATAAAGAGACAATCCGTGGGTCGGCCGACGTGGACCACAAGTACGCCCGGCAGTCGGGCGGGCGCGGCCAGTATGGCCATGTCAAGATCAAAGTGGAGCCAAACGAGTCCGGCAAGGGTTACGAGTTTGTCAACAAGATCATCGGCGGCACGATTCCAAAGGAATACATTCCGGCCGTCGACGCAGGTGTCCAGGGTGCGATGCAGTCCGGCGTGCTGGCCGGTTATCCGGTGGTGGATGTAAAGGTCACGCTCTACGACGGCTCCTACCATGAGGTGGACTCCTCGGAACTGGCGTTTAAGATCGCCGCGTCCATGGCTTTCAAAGAGGCCTGCCGCAAAGCCGGGCCGGTGCTGCTTGAGCCGATCATGAAAGTTGTGGTCACGGTGGCGGAGGAGTACATGGGCGACGTCATCGGCGATTTGAACGGCCGCCGGGCGCAGATCCAGGGTATGGAGGCGCGTATTGGGGCGCAGCAGATCGAAGCCTTTGTGCCGCTCTCCGAGATGTTCGGCTACGCCACAGACCTGCGTTCGAGGACACAGGGCCGCGGCGTGTATGCGATGGAACCCAGCCACTATGTCGAGCTGCCGAAAAACATCCAGGAAAAGCTCATGGAATCTCAGCGCCGGGGTTGA
- the tuf gene encoding elongation factor Tu, giving the protein MGKQKFERSKPHVNIGTIGHVDHGKTTLTAAITKVLGFGGKAEFMAYDAIDKAPEEKARGITINTAHVEYETDNRHYAHVDCPGHADYVKNMITGAAQMDGAILVVSAADGPMPQTREHIVLARQVGVPYIVVYMNKVDQVDDPELLDLVEMEIRELLSKYEFPGDDIPIVRGSALVALESASTDASAEEYKSILELMDAVDEYIPTPERKADQAFLMPVEDVFTITGRGTVATGRVERGSLKPGEEVEIVGIRETRKTVVTSMEMFHKTLDYVEAGDNAGCLLRGIAKTDIERGQVLAKPGSIKPHTKFQGQVYVLTKEEGGRHTPFFGNYRPQFYFRTTDVTGVITLPDGVEMCMPGDNIEMDVELITPIAIEEGLRFAIREGGRTVGSGVVIKVNE; this is encoded by the coding sequence ATGGGCAAGCAAAAGTTTGAACGCTCCAAGCCGCATGTGAACATCGGCACGATCGGCCACGTCGACCACGGCAAGACCACGCTGACCGCGGCGATCACGAAGGTGCTGGGCTTTGGCGGCAAGGCCGAATTTATGGCGTATGACGCCATCGACAAGGCGCCGGAGGAGAAGGCGCGCGGCATCACCATCAACACCGCGCACGTGGAGTACGAGACCGACAACCGTCACTATGCCCACGTGGACTGCCCGGGCCACGCCGACTATGTCAAGAACATGATCACCGGCGCCGCGCAGATGGACGGCGCGATTTTGGTCGTGTCGGCTGCCGACGGCCCGATGCCCCAGACCCGTGAGCACATCGTGCTGGCCCGTCAGGTGGGCGTGCCCTATATCGTCGTCTATATGAACAAGGTCGACCAAGTCGACGATCCGGAGCTTCTCGACCTTGTCGAGATGGAGATCCGTGAGCTGCTTTCCAAGTATGAGTTCCCTGGCGACGACATCCCGATTGTCCGCGGGTCCGCACTGGTGGCCCTTGAGAGCGCGTCCACCGATGCGAGCGCCGAGGAGTACAAGTCCATCCTTGAGCTGATGGACGCTGTGGACGAATATATCCCGACCCCCGAGCGCAAGGCCGACCAGGCTTTCCTGATGCCGGTGGAAGATGTCTTCACGATCACCGGGCGCGGCACCGTGGCCACCGGCCGCGTGGAGCGCGGCAGCCTCAAGCCGGGTGAGGAAGTCGAGATCGTCGGCATCCGTGAGACCCGCAAGACGGTCGTTACGAGCATGGAGATGTTCCACAAGACATTGGACTACGTCGAGGCCGGCGACAACGCGGGCTGCTTGCTGCGCGGCATCGCGAAGACAGACATCGAGCGCGGCCAGGTGCTGGCGAAGCCCGGTTCCATTAAGCCGCACACGAAGTTCCAGGGCCAGGTGTATGTGCTGACCAAAGAAGAGGGCGGCCGTCATACTCCGTTCTTCGGCAACTATCGTCCGCAGTTCTACTTCCGCACCACCGATGTGACCGGCGTCATCACGCTGCCGGACGGCGTCGAGATGTGTATGCCGGGCGACAACATCGAGATGGACGTCGAGCTCATCACCCCGATCGCCATCGAAGAGGGGCTCCGCTTCGCCATCCGCGAGGGCGGCCGCACGGTCGGCTCGGGTGTCGTCATCAAGGTCAACGAGTAA
- the smpB gene encoding SsrA-binding protein SmpB, which produces MPEQVQKQMAENRKARHDYFIVERFEAGVELRGTEVKSIRLGTVNLKDSFCVVKDGELFVRGLHVSPYEKGNVFNVDPVRPRRLLMHKREIRRLEARVKLEGFALIPLKIYFLGPRVKLEIALCKGKKLHDKRAAEAGRAARREMEQLLKEKNR; this is translated from the coding sequence ATGCCGGAGCAGGTCCAAAAGCAAATGGCGGAAAATCGAAAGGCCCGGCACGACTACTTCATCGTGGAACGTTTTGAGGCCGGCGTCGAGCTGCGCGGCACCGAGGTCAAATCCATCCGTCTGGGCACGGTAAATCTCAAGGATTCCTTCTGTGTGGTAAAAGACGGGGAGCTGTTTGTGCGCGGCCTGCATGTGAGCCCGTACGAGAAGGGGAACGTATTCAACGTGGACCCCGTGCGGCCCCGGAGGCTGCTCATGCACAAGCGGGAGATCCGCCGGCTTGAGGCGCGCGTCAAACTGGAGGGTTTCGCGCTGATTCCGCTGAAAATCTATTTTCTTGGTCCCCGTGTCAAGCTGGAGATCGCGCTGTGCAAAGGGAAAAAGTTGCACGACAAGCGCGCGGCGGAAGCTGGGCGCGCGGCGCGGCGCGAAATGGAGCAACTGTTAAAGGAGAAAAACCGATGA
- a CDS encoding peptidylprolyl isomerase: MENGAQIVLELYPDKAPNTVNNFISLIQQGFYDGLKFHRVADGFMIQGGDPEGTGMGGPGYSIPGEFDANSFEGNDVSHTEGVLSMARSADPDSAGSQFFICDGDASFLDNQYAAFGCVVSGIDEVHRIADMVTESNGGPPPEDQVMKSVTVDTRGKEYPAPETMPD; this comes from the coding sequence ATGGAAAACGGCGCGCAGATCGTGCTGGAGCTCTACCCAGACAAGGCGCCGAACACGGTGAACAACTTCATCTCGCTCATTCAACAGGGTTTTTACGACGGCCTCAAGTTCCACCGCGTGGCCGACGGGTTCATGATCCAGGGCGGGGACCCGGAGGGCACCGGCATGGGCGGACCGGGCTACAGCATCCCGGGCGAGTTTGATGCGAACAGTTTTGAGGGCAACGACGTCTCCCACACGGAGGGCGTGCTGTCGATGGCGCGTAGCGCCGATCCGGACTCCGCCGGCAGCCAGTTTTTCATCTGTGACGGGGACGCGAGCTTCCTGGACAATCAGTACGCGGCCTTTGGCTGTGTGGTCTCCGGGATCGACGAGGTCCACCGCATCGCGGACATGGTCACAGAGTCAAACGGCGGGCCGCCGCCGGAGGACCAGGTGATGAAGAGCGTCACTGTGGACACGCGCGGGAAAGAATATCCGGCGCCGGAGACCATGCCGGACTGA